A segment of the Manihot esculenta cultivar AM560-2 chromosome 13, M.esculenta_v8, whole genome shotgun sequence genome:
GATGAAGCTATTAGATGCCAATTCCGATTCCTATACAATTCCTGCACTGCAATATTTCGAGTCTAAAGTCTGTTCAAAAGCAAGCCACAGCATAGCAGTAGCATATGAAGATGGCAATAGAAATAGATGAACAACAAAATGAGAACGTCTTACAAAACAAAAGTTTTTCGAGTACATTAGAGGAAAATAAATATAGACGAGGTATATGCTCACCTtcaaaattcatattaaaaaaaactaattaaacagGGAAAAAAAATCACACAAGTAAATTCTACATTCTGCAGGCACCTTGATGTCTTCTTTAAACAGCTACAAATATTGAATACCTGAGCCAATGATGCAGGTCCCAGATCCTTTAGCTTTACATCATTTCAATGTGAATTCTATCGACAGGGTTAAGAAACTCAAAAGGTACCACCAGGTATGATCCTATCTTCCATGAGTTAAACTACTTCATATGAACCTCTGCTTGATAAGCACATTGATTCAAAGTTAGATACTTCAGGTAAAGTTTACAAAAATAGTCAGGGGGTCTAGGGGAATCAATCAATAGAACTAAGCTTATTTATACAATGGCATGCAATAAGAATTACTTTATTACGCAATGGTATAAAATGCCTGTTTGAATTGGTTCAATGCCCAGCATAAAATTCTCAATGCAAGCAGATTATTTCAGAAACACTAGTGTCATTATCATCCCCTTACCAGAGAGTATTTGATTTAACTTGCACAGCATTCGATAAATTGAGACCTTTCATTAAATTGCTAAAATTAACAATGCAATCATCCTTGATCTCCAATCAATTTCCTCAAAGATATTCTGTGACTGCATTGACAATCAATATTCACAACCCAATAGCATGAACCCATAGCTTAATTTCAACCCCAAACTAATTGAAGTCAATCATGCAAGTCTGCCCCTTTATTTGGCTCCACTTATGGTAACCTATGTCATTTTTGCTTCTCCGACTACTACCACCCAATCACATGAGGAAGCTAATGATCAGACATGAAAAACCATCAGCATTTCTTTAAATCAATCAAATAATCCTCAACTTACCCTCAGTGGGTGCCTCTTCCATCATCTTAAGATACATTCATTTCTAATCTATATTTTCATAATCCGAACTGCTAGCTTAACATTCTTACTTTTCAAATCAGTTCTGTTGAATCCCacgtcggttgtggaaaggggtaatgtgccccttatatgggctataggcactcctccccttgagctagcttttggggtgagttaggcctgacccaaatttaacatggtattagagcctccccatctgatgttgggcgccccataaatgtgtcacgcaccagtaaaaattctggacgtgagggggtgtgttgaattccacatcggttgtggaaaggggtatcgtgccccttatataggccataggcactcctcccccctTGAGCTATCTTTTGGgttgagttaggcctggcctaAATTTAACAAGTTCATTGCCAGCTTTTGCCTCTAAGAGTACCTCCTCTAGTTACAGGTTTATATTACCCTTCAGCCGATGTCTCTCCAGCAAAATATACTGAATCACCAAATAATTCAATATCAAGTATGACAAACGATATGAACCAGACGATTATAAGGGGTTTTGACCCTTTGATGGTCTTTAAGAAACTTTAATGCCAAATGTGTTGCATCAATACATATTTAAGAAAAGATGGTGGGTTAAAAAAGCAACAGCCTAATTGCTATTCTAATTCACAACTGgctaataaacaaaataaaggagccaataatgaaaaataatcaaGACATTTGCTAACATGTCAGTGCCAACAAGATGGTAGCGAGCCATGGTCACGTCCAGTAGATAGACGTGAATATAACTCATGTCTAGTGCCTTCGTTGCTGTCATAAGTGACTGGAAAATTAGCCTTGTACGCAAGGAATCTTTGCATGTGATTTTGACATGGtcgtaaattaaattatcataagCTATTTGAAACCCACCAGTCACCTATTACACAAAGCTGAATTTGATCCCAAAAAATATGTAGAACTGAAAAGTTTGGGTTTTCACCCCCACTCTCCCTTCACAGTAGGTTTGCCCTTCAAATTTTGTCAATTTTTTATATGTAGtgcaaaaaaaaatgtttttatgaaatattgCACTTCAGTTTAATATGCTAATTTGTgtaattatgaatttaaatcattattattacaaaaagaatttttttttaaatattccttattttaattataaaagttttatgtaattcattaattataattattaataatttctttacattttttaataaaatctaatttCCTACAATAAATTACATTAACTATTATTAGTTTGGTGGAAAAAAtacatgttaatttttttatattttatataaaaaattaatattcaagtatgacaaatattttattttattttactgtaCCTACAATCCCACAATAACATAATTTCTCAATAActcaacttttttttaaaaaaatatccagGAAACAACTTACAAAATCTATCATTACCTGCAATTTCATTCCCAATAAATTTTGGCTCAGAACACTACAAAATTTAACACAATTATGTCCATTACATTTATCACATCATATCTACATAgactcaaattaaaaaataatataaacttaGTAACATTTAGCACGATAAAAACTTTTTATAaagatcattaaaaaaaatcaaatcaaccttacaaaacaaataaattatttcaattgcTATTAGTTATTTTTAAACCAACAAGACAATATCAAATAACCAACAAACTTCCAAATTAAATTAtccaatatataaaaattaagtttttttttcccAATTACCACATGAAAAGACAAGTGAATGTGAGTTAGAATAGCAATATGAAGGTGCAAGTAAGGTCTAGGAAGGCGTATCTTTATTACACCCTTGGCAAGTACTTCAATTGACCAAAACAAAAAACTTGGACTTGAAATTTGCCAATCTACTAGATTCCAATATTGATAATTAAGAAATTCTTCAAACTTAGAATTACTGGTTACAACTAGTCATTTTTAATCTCTCTTCCCATGCATTATTTTCAATATTCTCTTTCTATCTTTCATCCTAACTGCTTCTTGGTTTCTTGATTATCTAAAATTGCATTTTcctttcttaaatttattttttgtacCTCACTCCATTCAAATGCATGCCTGCACCTTGCACGTTCTGCCTTAGCCCCACAACCACTTTGCACCTTAGTGCTCCTTTGCACCTTACTGCTCCTTGAGCCTTTAATAACTATGTTCATGACCATGTCAGAGTTACATGCAAAAATCCCTTTCATGCCAAGCTAATTTTCTAGTCACTTTTTATGATAATTACTAAAGCACTAAACTTGAGCTATATTCACGTCTCTTTGTTGGACGTGCCATGACTCACGACCACAGACCATCTTGTTGTCACTAACATACAAGCAAATGCTTGTGATTATTTCCCTGATTagctattttatttatatttattagccAGTCCTGAATAGAATAGCGACtgctttttttactttttcaacCTATCACCTTTTGGTAAATATGTTGCAAGGCAAAACATTCTGGTATTAGAGTTTTTAAAATACCGAAAGGTCAAAACCCCTGATAATAATATAGTATGGTCACTAGAATATTGCTCAAGAGGTCAACAAACTCAACACCTTCCTAAAAATTTCAACTGCAAATCTGCAACAGccaacccctctaaacaaattGAAACATTTCTCACTGAAActcttggaaattttcatcttATAAGCAATTGCTTGCACAAAAACCACATGTAtaccttcttcttttccttttctaagATTTAACGTAAATATTTGTGACAATTGACACCAACAAATTGAAATCTGATTACAAATACTGCAAATAGATAATGCTCATCAAACAACAACCCTAGGAAAGATGAATCATTACAAATGAAGAATAAATGATAGAATAATAGAATAATAGAATAGCATAAATAATATGACGAGGCCTACACTCTAAGCTTCAAGTAAATAAGGCACAATATATAAACAAAATGATCAACTCAAGCAAAAACGATTTGGATTAGATTGGCGAGAACCATACCATCCACTTGAATTGGGGCGGTTCCCACTGGATCTGGGACGATTCATCAAACCCAGATCTGACTCGCCGCCTCTCTTCATCCTCTCATAACCGCCAGATTTAGGCCGTCCATACTCACCCGCAGACACAAAATAATCTTGTTGCTGCGGTGGATGTGGCCTCTGAATCGCCTCCTTCCCCCTAAAAACCTCTGGACCAGGCCTCTCCTCCCTCCCAACAAAACCTGGTCTGAGATGCGGCGGCACGAACTTGTCTGGCTTTGGGGATCCCACCAAGGGCGCTACCTCCTTCTCCCTCTCCGGTACCAGCACCGGAGAAGAAACACACGGAGCAGCCCCCGTTCGACCCAAGGGACGGAGAGAAATCTGGTCGGTTTCCGGTTCAGACCGCGCTTGATCCGAATTAGGCACTTGAGGTTGTTGGGTCGATGGGATTTGCGGAGAAGGTGAAACAGTGGGCTGGGTAGCAACGGAAGAAACGGGTTTGGGAGAGGGACGGGTCAGAACCAGCATACGGCCATGGGAGCGGGAAGACGAAAGATGGTTTTTGTAAGTATTGGGAGAAGATATTGCAGAATACAGAgcagatgaagaagaagaagacggcTGTTTTGTTGTATTGTTAGCGGTATTAGGGGTACCGTTGTTGGTTAAGTTTTTATCATAGACATGGTTAAAGTTAACGGAGGAATACTTGTTGGCCCTTGCCATCCACAACCACCGCCACCACCACCGCCTGCAAACACCACAAACTCTACCACAGCTggttatttctttcttttgagagagagagattggATCTTGATTCGTGGAAGGTGAAAGCGAGAATTATTGTGGCGTTTTGTAATACCGTGGGCTGGGTGGACGAGAGAAGGAAAAGGAATGGAGAGATTAAGATTGGTGGAGGATCACAGGTGGGTCCAGATTCGTACGTGGCGAATCGTGAGTGGATGTTTACTGGCCTCCCTTCCACAAGCTTCGTGTTGTAATTTCTCTTTTCCTCCGAGCAATGAAAAgcacttctctctctctctgtggaAATACCTTAGCTCCTTTAATTATCGgtgatttattttactttacctttctctttttattattactaacagagagatttacaatttaatctctaaatattgtcgttattaacaagtcaatctctatatttttaaaaacctattaaaacgtccttatattttctctccgtcaacgaaataatcttctgtctatttttaccgttaaaaatatagtaaaagaccaaattaccctcctttcttctcctcctcgtcctcctctttccttttcttcttcatcaattattcttgcttcttctgcttctgctttttttttcttctttttcttctacttctgcttcttcttcttctgcttcttcttcttctgcttcttcttcttctttttttttcttctttttcttcttcttcttctccttctcctcctcctccttcttcttcttcttcttctccttctcctcctttttcttcttcttttttttctcctccttcttcttcttcttcttcttcttcttcttttttttttatttttcttcttcttcttctccttctcctcctcctcctcctccttcttcttcttcttcttcttcttcttcttcctcttctccttcttcttcttcttcctcttctccttcttcttcttcttcttcttctccttcatcatcatcttctcattctccttcttcatcatcatcatcttcttcttcttctttttggaggaggaggaggaggaggaggaggagggactattttgttgacggaaagaaacaataaggacattttaatagatgtgaaaaaagataagaacgttttaatagatttctaaaaatgtagggattgacttattaataatgtcaATATTCAAAGAgtaaataagagattttatttgagggtaaaattggattttaaaaattttcgctctcctcctttatctaattttaacggaaaaaaggacggaatgactatttcgttgacggaaagaaaatataaggatgttttaataggtttttaaaaatacagagactgacttgttaataatgataatattcatggactaaattgtaaatttcccttaataaaaataatatttttaaatactttGATATTCTCTTATATATTTTcagttaatattttattttaattttaacggtATATGATAGTATATTAGTTCTTAAATTGAtgagaatttttaatttaaaagacttTCTATGCCAAGTGCCCTAAGTTATCAGCGGTGGggattattttttctaatttagGGTCTAGGCCTGTATGGTGTTCCATAATGGGCTTAGAGCCCTTTCCAAATGAACAATTGAACTCTTTTCTTTCCGacaaaagaatatatatatatagatgtgTGTGTTTTTGTAAACATTACATTAAGAGCCCTAAAAAAAGCCACATCGAATCCAATAACTAAGTATCAAGCCCATAATTCAAAGACCAATAGGAGCCCAAACCTAGGTAATCCAAGTCTAGTCCCAAAGCAACACACCCAATCAAGAGACCATTTGAAATCGCCCGAGCCTAAAATGAACTCGCACCGCACCAACTTCCACCGTCCCATGAACATCGAAACCGACGACACCACCCTAGAGAAAATGAACAGTCCACACCGCCTCAAACCATCCAAATCCGGCAGTAGCCTCATGTAATAACAGTAAGCAAGTAAAGCCAGATCGCCAACTCAACAAAATGGAGCCCGCAGAAAACAAGCAATCATCGCATCGGTTGTGTCATCGAAACCATCAAACATGCAAACCGCATGCCTTTAAAGACGCAACATCAACAATCTATCCCatatagggatgtaaacgggtagcgtacccgcgaaaattaaattatccgaattcgaatttaatttatattagtaatatttgaATTCGTTTTAAatctgattaaaaattaatttaaactatccgaatccgttccaaatccgattattattattcgaataaaatttaaatccgtttaattttatatattttaattaataatttatataaaaaatatttttcattaataatttttatttaaaaaatttaatatttttaaagaatatttaaatttaaatttttaaatataaatatataaaaaaaatttataaatattattgtaaaatatattttttatattaaattaattatttatataaacgggttcgggtagtgggtaccctgtacataaaatccgaatctgatccgaacccgcaacgggtattatttttaaaatccgaaCTCATCTcaaacccgattataactacccaaatcCGTTCTATTAGGGTTCGGTCGGATCGGGTACCCGAAAATACCCGATCTGTTGCCATCCCTAATCTCATAATATTTTCAgtctaaaataattatgaactACTTACATAAGCTAAGTCGAAATTGTCACTTCAATTGATTTTATGGTTCAAAACgattttaattctaaataatttagttctaattcaatatatttttattcacctccaatttaaaattataaacaatattaatatttttgtatattataacaaaaaatatataaaatataatttactttagtttataatttaaaaaaaatataaatatcaacTTTCAGCGAATTAAATTTGTAATGTCTCTATTCCACAGCAACTTATCACTTGACGAGATCATGCCCTAATAAAGTATCGTATCCATATCCAAAGTATTTAGGGGGATTTTCATTTTTTCAGAGTAATTTAGACGTTTGGTTCAAATAAAATGGAGAATTTTTCAACGTTTTGATTGCAAATTTTGACAAAACTGTGCCCAGTTGTCCTTGTTCTGCTTTGTTATTGTAACTCTCTTTACATTACggcttaaaatttcaaaatcaataaatttcatGCACATGAAGCTTTGGGGCATTGAAATTTAAGCCAGCCCTGACAGTGTCGTGAACTTGACAAAATCTTCTAGCCAATTTAGCTGTGTTTTTGGTAGTGAAATCTCAAGGATTTGCAGCATAATTTTTAACTCGGTGATATTGAAGTGGATAAGGATGTGAGCTCTCGAGTTGGAATTATCTAATGTCCAACTCAATAACTTTTGATAGCTATGTGTTTGACAAATTGTCCGTTTTAGTTACAGCCAGTAATCCCCAAAATAACATCATTGGCTATATGAGTCTCATAAACAAGAGAAAATTAATTGCATTGTAGTAGCTGaagcaaaaataatatatacatgGAGCAGGGGAATGCGTCCCTTGAGCATACTCCAACATGGGCTATTTCAATTGTTTGTTTGTGCTTTATTCTCATTTCTTTTTTCCTTGAAGTTGCTCTTCACTGCCTCGCAGAAGTATGTATACAAGTGcatcctttcttcttcttttttttttttcttttttttttttttgttttaatgtGTGTTAAGTTCATTTGTATACATATGATGTTTCAGTTTCTCAGGAAAAGGAGAAGAAAATCCCTTGTTAGCGCCCTCGAGAAGACTGAAACAGGTGAGCACAAGTCTGGCAATAGCCTTTGCATCAAGTTCTTCACTTGTTTATTAAGTTGATTTAGATCATATTAGTCATTTGATTTCctaattgttttttaattaatttagagaTGATGACAATGGGTTTCATATCATTACTTCTCACAATATCTGAAGTACCCATATCAAAAATCTGTGTAAGAGAATCAGTGGCAAACTCTTTTCTTCCATGCAAAGATCCAGGACCTGCTGCTTTATCTGTAACACAAATTGCAAACATTTCCGGCGACACCTCAGGTGAATCCTTTTGTCAGGCAAAGGTGAGCAACAACCTTTATCaggaactaaattttaaaaaaatgctaTTCAGCCAATATTGCAGGAAATTAGAGGTTCAGTCCCTTTTAAAATTTCTGATGCATACCAAcagaaaataataatgataatatacaATCATGACTTGTGGGTGATGATGTTGATATCTTTATGCGAATCTCCTATATTTTGGCTTAAAATGGGTATAGGGAATGGTGTCGCTGATATCAAGGGAAGGAGTGTTGCAGCTAAAGGTGTTCATTTCTGTGTTAGCTGTGTTTCATGTTATCTACTGCATATTAACTATGTTTCTTGGGATGGCAAAGGTACTAATCTGGCTTTATTTCACTTTTCCTATATTATGAGTAATGAGTTAAATTGTATTGGGTAACAATCCAACAATTGCAGACTAGTTTCAAGAGAAGATGTTGAGGCATTATAGTTTAGATTATGCATATTCTGACAATTTTTTGAGCAGCTACTGCATTTAAATGTTGGCTAATTCAAAAAATTTCAATTGCGAGCAGATGAGAAGATGGAAAGCATGGGAGGAAGAGACTCAATCCTTTGAGTATCAGATTGCTAATGGTAGGTTAACTCCAATCCTAGTACCAATATTCTAACTCTATATTTTGCGTCTTCTCCAATTGCATTGTTTATAcagtctttctttttctttctttttttttttttctcaattgaaTGGACAACCATATGGATCAAGTAATAATGTGAAGTATAAGGTAGAAGACAGCcatgtccttttttttttcccctcaaAATAGATCGATGGAGAGACTCAAATTGAGAAGTTCTTACTCTGCACCTTTAAAGCTAGGGCAAGACCAACACAATTACCCTAACTGACTATGCAGTTCTATAATTATATGTGCACAGGATCACCTCTGTATTTTGCCCTGTTTTAGAAAACTTCATATAGTTTTAAAAAGTCGACATGGGGTGTCAGGTTTTAGAGGCATCCTCCGTCCCCATTACTAAAATGAACTTCATATGTACAGATCCAAGAAGGTTCAGGCTCACCCACCAAACATCTTTTGGGAGAAGACATTTAAAAATATGGAGTGATAATCCTCTATTGTTTTGGCCAGTGAGTGAATAAAGATGTATCCATTTAACTCCACAACTGGTTTTACTTCCTTGCTCTTCTAAAAATTCTATTTTGTCCGGGAAAAGAAAATCTGAATAGTTATTTCAATCGTATAGGCATGTTTCATTCGTCAATTTAGTGGCTCAGCCTCCAAAGCTGATTACTTCACACTTCGCAATGGCTTCATCCTGGTAAGCAATGAGATCATATCACCCATTTTT
Coding sequences within it:
- the LOC110629886 gene encoding uncharacterized protein LOC110629886, with the protein product MARANKYSSVNFNHVYDKNLTNNGTPNTANNTTKQPSSSSSSALYSAISSPNTYKNHLSSSRSHGRMLVLTRPSPKPVSSVATQPTVSPSPQIPSTQQPQVPNSDQARSEPETDQISLRPLGRTGAAPCVSSPVLVPEREKEVAPLVGSPKPDKFVPPHLRPGFVGREERPGPEVFRGKEAIQRPHPPQQQDYFVSAGEYGRPKSGGYERMKRGGESDLGLMNRPRSSGNRPNSSG